The Populus nigra chromosome 19, ddPopNigr1.1, whole genome shotgun sequence genome includes a window with the following:
- the LOC133679080 gene encoding GATA transcription factor 5-like codes for MEFRVEERALKSSLLRELETKTTSEQAFYEDFLALNTPGVVSCDQDFSVDCFLDFSNGEFKDGYVQEQEEEKDSISVSSQDRVDDFNSNSSSFSDSFLASELAVPTDDIAELEWVSHFVDDSVSDVSLLVPACKGSSKRHAKNRFEPETKPTFAKTSCLFPSRVPSKARTKRSRPNGRTWSAGSNQSETPSSSTSSTSSMPCLVATNTVQTADSSSWLSEQPMKISKKRPAVHTTGLMDSTQFQRRCSHCQVQKTPQWRTGPLGAKTLCNACGVRYKSGRLFPEYRPACSPTFSSEVHSNSHRKVLEMRRKKEVAGAEPRLNQMVPSF; via the exons ATGGAATTCCGCGTGGAAGAAAGAGCCTTGAAGTCAAGCCTACTTAGAGAactagaaacaaaaacaaccagCGAACAAGCTTTCTATGAAGATTTCTTGGCTCTGAACACACCTGGTGTTGTTTCATGTGATCAAGATTTCTCAGTTGATTGTTTCCTGGACTTCTCTAATGGTGAATTCAAAGATGGTTATgtacaagaacaagaagaagagaaagactCTATTTCTGTTTCCTCTCAAGACCGTGTTGATGATTTTAACTCCAATTCCAGCAGTTTTTCTGATTCTTTTCTCGCAAGTGAACTTGCTGTACCA ACTGATGATATTGCAGAGCTTGAATGGGTATCACACTTCGTGGATGATTCCGTGTCTGATGTCTCTCTTTTGGTTCCTGCCTGTAAAGGATCATCCAAACGCCATGCAAAGAACCGGTTTGAACCAGAAACCAAACCTACTTTCGCAAAAACTTCTTGTCTTTTTCCTTCACGGGTTCCCTCCAAGGCGAGAACCAAAAGGTCCAGACCCAATGGTCGGACCTGGTCGGCTGGGTCGAACCAATCAGAGACACCGTCATCGTCAACATCATCGACCTCGTCAATGCCTTGTCTTGTTGCAACCAACACGGTTCAGACAGCTGACTCGTCATCGTGGTTGAGTGAACAACCGatgaaaatttcaaagaaaagacCGGCGGTTCATACCACTGGGTTAATGGATTCAACCCAATTTCAGCGTCGGTGCAGTCATTGCCAGGTCCAAAAGACCCCACAGTGGCGAACCGGTCCACTTGGTGCCAAAACTCTATGCAATGCTTGCGGGGTTCGTTATAAATCCGGTCGGCTCTTTCCGGAATACAGACCGGCATGCAGCCCTACCTTTTCGAGTGAAGTTCACTCAAATAGCCATCGAAAAGTGTTAGAGATGAGAAGGAAGAAGGAAGTTGCTGGAGCCGAGCCCAGGTTGAACCAGATGGTTCCTAGTTTTTGA